A window from Setaria italica strain Yugu1 chromosome VIII, Setaria_italica_v2.0, whole genome shotgun sequence encodes these proteins:
- the LOC111258244 gene encoding heat shock cognate 70 kDa protein 2-like, whose amino-acid sequence MADKDDGPAIGIDLGTTYSCVGVWHHGRVVIVTNDQGNLTTPSCVAFTDSERLVGDPAKNQVARNTSNTVFDAKRLIGRRFGDESVQADIKLWPFRVISGPGDKPMIVVQYKGKERKFSAEEISSMLLIKMREIAEAYLGTTIKNAVVTIPACSTDSQRQGTRDAGALAGLNIIRIIPEPTAAAMAYGLDKKATSSGEENVLIFDLGGGTFDVSVLTIEEGIFEVKAVAGDTHLGGEDFDNKMVNHYVQQFKRKKKKDISDDPRALRRLRTACERAKRTLSSTAQATIEIDCLYEGIDFYSTITRALFEQLNMALFRKCMEPVEKCLRDARMDKSSIHDVVLVGGSSRIPRVQQLLQDFFNGKELYKSINPDEAVAYGAAVQAAILTGQNYDNENSKIIDLLLLDVTPISLGLETLGGVMSVLVPRNTTIPIKKEMVLNEKQMILSTDSNQTTIHIQVYEGERTRTRDNNLLGRFEFCVPSAPSGVPQLTVTFDLDVNGILVVSAEDKTTGKKKKITVNKRFYITK is encoded by the exons ATGGCCGACAAGGACGATGGTCCTGCCATCGGGATCGACCTGGGGACGACCTACTCCTGCGTCGGAGTCTGGCATCACGGCCGCGTCGTGATCGTCACCAACGACCAAGGCAACCTAACCACACCATCCTGCGTCGCCTTCACCGACTCCGAGCGCCTCGTCGGGGATCCCGCCAAGAACCAGGTCGCCAGGAACACAAGCAATACAGTCTTCG ATGCCAAGCGGCTCATTGGTAGGAGATTCGGTGATGAATCTGTCCAGGCTGACATTAAGCTCTGGCCCTTCAGAGTCATTTCTGGACCTGGAGACAAGCCTATGATTGTTGTTCAATACAAGGGCAAGGAGAGGAAGTTTTCTGCTGAAGAGATATCCTCAATGCTTCTCATCAAAATGAGGGAGATTGCAGAAGCCTACCTTGGCACCACCATCAAGAACGCTGTCGTCACTATCCCTGCATGCTCCACCGACTCGCAGAGGCAGGGAACCAGGGATGCCGGAGCGCTCGCTGGTCTCAACATTATCCGTATCATCCCTGAGCCGACTGCTGCTGCCATGGCTTATGGTcttgacaagaaggccactagtAGCGGTGAGGAGAATGTTCTCATCTTCGACCTTGGTGGTGGTACCTTTGATGTCTCTGTTCTTACCATCGAGGAGGGAATCTTTGAGGTCAAGGCCGTAGCTGGTGACACTCACCTTGGAGGTGAGGACTTTGACAACAAGATGGTCAACCACTATGTTCAGCAGttcaagagaaagaagaagaaggacatcAGTGATGACCCCAGGGCTCTCAGGAGGCTTAGGACAGCCTGCGAGAGGGCCAAGAGGACCCTCTCCTCAACTGCGCAAGCCACCATTGAGATCGACTGCCTGTATGAAGGAATCGATTTCTACTCAACCATCACCCGTGCCTTGTTCGAGCAGCTCAACATGGCTCTCTTCAGGAAGTGCATGGAGCCTGTGGAGAAGTGCCTCAGGGATGCTAGAATGGACAAGAGCTCCATTCATGATGTTGTGCTTGTTGGTGGCTCCTCTAGAATTCCAAGGGTTCAGCAGCTTCTCCAGGACTTTTTCAATGGGAAGGAGCTTTACAAGAGCATCAACCCTGACGAGGCTGTTGCCTACGGAGCTGCTGTCCAGGCTGCCATCTTGACAGGACAGAACTATGACAATGAGAATTCAAAGATTATCGACCTCCTTTTGTTGGATGTTACTCCTATTTCTCTTGGTTTGGAGACACTAGGTGGTGTCATGTCTGTGCTGGTTCCAAGAAACACCACCATCCCCATCAAAAAGGAGATGGTATTAAATGAAAAACAGATGATCTTATCTACCGACTCCAACCAGACTACCATCCATATCCAGGTCTACGAGGGTGAGAGGACCAGAACTCGTGACAACAACCTGCTGGGCAGGTTCGAGTTCTGCGTTCCTTCTGCACCCAGCGGTGTTCCACAGCTCACTGTTACCTTCGATCTGGACGTCAACGGTATCCTGGTCGTATCTGCTGAGGACAAAACCactggcaagaagaagaagataaccGTCAACAAGAGATTTTATATTACAAAGTGA